From the genome of Rhinoderma darwinii isolate aRhiDar2 chromosome 1, aRhiDar2.hap1, whole genome shotgun sequence:
TTGGTGCCCTTCCCTCACAAATGAATACATGCAAAGCCTTGAATGATAAAATGCATACAGGGATTTGTAGTTTAGTGGACAACTACTGGTCAGTGGCATTCCTGTTTTCCTATACCAAGTACCTGCTGCCAAAATAGTATGAatgccaattattattattatgacttTAAAATTAATTCTTGCTGCTAATGCCAGCTCTGCCCCAAATATGGAGGACACAGGGTATATGCCCCACTAGCCCCTTACCCTAGCTACAGCTGCGGTGATGTCCATAGTTCAAGAACAAACATTTGGACTCAAGAAACATAGCACACGACTAGTACAAATTATCCGTTCATAATAGTAGTTGAGACTAGTAGGtataatttatggaaaaatagaaagaaaaattACAAAGGTAAGCTTACCGCGTTTCCATGCGTTTAGTTAATTCCACGTCTTAGGTATTGCAGGTGCTCGAAAATACTCCAAAGAATCCTGAGTCGACAGCAGGTATGCAAGACAAATGGAAGAGGACAAAAAAATGGTGTATACAGGACTCTAGTAAAAAAAGATTAAGAACCCCAgtggttcgaaacgcgtaagagtggtcccgggattttcattttaattgttctggtttttttaaatgaacgTATAAAGCCAATTTTTTTAttagagtgctggatacaccatttttTTGTCCTATTGCATTTGTCTAGTAGGTATAATGCCAATCGATCATGATCATAGAGATACAGTCAATTAAAAAGCAATTCACCCTAAATAGCTGAAGTTTAAATTCTCATCTAATGTTTAATTGTAAATAATAGCAAATTAATTTCATCCCAAAAATAATCTGAGCAATTAATTTAACAGCTAAAATAAGTACTCAAAGGACATTTTAGATTAAGAGTGTTATAATTGAAAGAAAATACAATTCTTACATCTCTAAACTGGTAGAAAACATTTTGTATCAAGTCAATTCTCATAACCTTGTGCTTTCAAATGTAGTTAAAATGCAGTGTTTAACATGCCATAACAGTGGTTGGTGCCTTCCACCCAAGCCAATAGTGCTTGATGGGAAGCTGCCACTGTGGTCTACTGTGTCTTTATCTGAAATATTGATTAAAAATGTAATGCTACTTTACCACAGGGAAATCAATTCTTGTTGGTACTACCCAGCTATTTACAGACATAAAATAAATGATTCCCTTTATGACAATTTCATACCCACTATTTATATGAAATCAaaatagactaaaaaaaaaagaagtggatTTGCTGAATTGAAGGACACATGGTTTACAAGCATGAAATGTCATGGATTTTATGGAAAAGAAACACAATGCAGAGGCTGATTTCTGTGGTTGATAGCTGGCCAAAGGAATGTGAGTGGCAGATGTAGACATTGCGGGTAGGGGCAATAACTTCATGTGCCTAACATGTTTATGCTATACACATGATTGAGTGTGTCAAATGGATATATAGCCATTATTTTGTTATACTAGGAACACGAGCTCTCTATTTGACTTTGGTGAGTACAGTATGTATGCTGGGTTTAGGGCAGTATATGGTGGCCACTGCTTTATACATCAAGATAGTTCAGGTCTGAAAGTCATAGCAATGGTATCTCAAAATATGTTATCTCATGGTCACTATACGGGAGTTTTCATATTGCTTAGCGTACTATGTATGATGATACGATGAAGTTAATAGTTTGAGCGCAACAGTGTGGTAGACATTAAGAGGTAATAATGCACATTTGGCATAGGGCCATAATGTTTGGTTTGGGGCAAGATGCAGGATGTGGCTACTGTGGACCTGTAGATGAGCACACCGTGGTTGTCTCATTCAGGCAGTGTTCTCCTACATGCAAAATAGGAAAGAGTACCTTCTGGTTCATTTCTCCAAGATATGCTCTTCTACAGTTAAACTATAACCCCCACCTCCACATAGAGATAGAATCAGGAAGGGGCACATATTAGGTATCAATAATTATATAAATCAGGTATAtcaataattttataaatatgtCTGACCCCTTTAAGATAGCGCAGCAGATTTCTCTGCTATCCTATGGATAACCACAGATAAAATATTATTATACCATGAGGAGTCGTGCAAAATGACAACCTTAGCCATACTAAATTTGTAGAAAGCAAGCCATACATGTTATAAAGGTAGTCCATGTAATTGTTATGTGGCCCATAAAGGTACCATTGACCCAACCCCCTATGGGTGATGCAGAATTTGTAATCTAGGGAGAAGCTCACACAGAACTTTTCTCCCATAGGAGAACTGGTAGGGTGAACAAGTAATGAGCCCTCCTGTTGCATCGTTTTTATTCTTATTAGGGCCTTTTGCGCTCTATAAGTGGCTGTTTCTGCTGCCAAAAAATGCATTAAATATGGAAGATTTCAGGGTAGCAAAATGCAGCATTTATTCAATGTATAAACTTAATGTGCTTTTCCATATGTTATtgtttgttgtattcccatgaacATTGTAgcttaaaataattaaaagtatGGAAAGTTCATGTTCACAGCAGATTAACATTTCACTGTTCAAGATATCTTCAGTTGCTGTTTCCAAATAGGCATTCTATGttgtatacagtatcatacaaTACGCCTGTATGGCATGGAAATATATAGCTATACATATATGATTTGTGTCATTGCAATGTCTTGGATCATTTTTTGAAATAAAGCTTTTCTTATGATGACTTCATACCCTGCAATATTGCAAATGTAATGGATGGTTTTATACTGCAGAATTTTCAATTGTTGATGAATAGTGTTAGAAGATGACCACTGATGGCCTTTGTATGTAGTAATAGGACGTAGCTATTCTGGAAGGAATACATCTGCTTAGGTTTAAATATCTAATTTGGTGCCATCTAAATTTTCCACATAGTTGAGCTGCCACACTTGATGGTACTGTAAGTGTAGCTCCGCTTATGACACTTACCAAGGTGAGTGCATTTGCAATAAATTCCACTCCGAGCCTCTGTTTAGTGACACCCCGCTGCATGGCTACAGATAGTAGGAGAAAAGAGGGTGTGTGGGCATGTCGATCACTTGTCTAAGTGCCAAAATATAGTAAAATTTACTTGTAACtggagctacactttaacatTTGGGTTCCAGGACAGAATTGTTGGTGGCCTCATCTAAAGTTGTTTAGGTCACTATAGAGTTGATTACCTATATAGTTACTACCCAATGTTCACTGAAACTCATTCCGTTACTATTTAGTTTCACCTTTAAAAGCCTTTTTACAACTTACATCTAAATAGAAACCAACATGTAatgttaaataattttataaataatttGCTTTACTTATGTTGAACTGGTCATTTGTTAAGGTATGCCTTACAATCCATTCTCCTccacagctgcattcacaattttggTTATTGTTTTGGTTATACCCTGCTGGCTCAATGTCGGAAGAGAGCTCAATCTTCTGAAGTTTAGCCTTACACCAGACCAGAAGAGGATGAGGGGGGAGGTTATAGTAAAGCTATAAAATAAGTTCCCTTTTAAGGTGCTGCTTGACATCACCATGCTTCTAACCACTTAAGACAGGAGGTCCTAGGGAACCCATGCCTTTTTTATGACCAATGTTTTCCACTTCTTTGTTTGCTAACATTGCAGCATCCCTGtgcaggttctcaccacccaatAAAACAGGGAGAAGACCAAACTGGATAGAGCTCGATAGCAGTCACATAAGCTGCCTCTATGGTAAGTAAATCCCTTGCACCGGACATTTTTCAGTATAAAAAATACATTCTTAGCTTAGCTATTAGGAAAGTAGTAACCAGCAGAACTGCGCATGCAGCTCTGGTTGAGAAGACAATTCAACTTAAGATCCTTACAAAATAAGTAAAGCAAAATGACTTAACAATGTATCCTGAATATATCAAGATGAAAACAATGAAATGATATTCGCAAGTGAACATATACTCAGGACTGATCACCGTGAAATGTATAAATTTTTGTGAATAATGCCTTTATATCAGCACATGGTCCAAGTTATTGAAAAGAGAAGAATTTGTTTAAGGCAATAAATGTTAAGAAAAATATACACAATTAAAACATGTCTGGCTAtgtgttatatatttttataaaatatgtTCTAATATGAATACAGCTGAGCTGTAGTATGGACATGTCCTATCATGCATGAAAGGTACATAGTCATTTGCGCTTAATATTTCCTCAGGTACTAAAACCCCAAATATACAAGTTTTGAAAGCCCAAATTCCTGCGCTAAAGCAATACACAGAAAAGTTTAATCTTATTGAAATCTTATTATTCTTATTTGTATAGCATGGTTATCTCATGCAATTTGATATTTTCAGTCTCTATGTAGAAATAAAAAACGAAATCTAAATTTTCCTTGTAAGAATTTCTAGCAAGTTGCATGCTGGAAATGGCAATTTAGTCCTATTAAATGATATTAAACAAGGTGAAATTGACAATAAATTGTTTTCAAGTCTCATCATTTTGCCTCAAACATTACTTGAGGTGAAACAGGTAAATTATGTGCCATTTATTTCCGAATACTAAAATAGTGCATTGCCAAGTGTTGTGCATGCAGTTTCCCTATCCTCTCCAGCGCTGGTTAGAGGAGCATTAAACAGATCTTTACATGACAACAcatttgcctttcagtttttctttCCTTTTCTGCTGCTTGCTCTTCTTGCCGTCTATCTGAAGGCTCACAGTCCTGCGTTTCTCAAGGTTTAGAAGCTCTTGAAACAACTCCTTCACATTGTGGTTCATCTTGGCAGATGTCTCCATGAAGGCACATTTCCATTTTTTTGCTATTGCTTCTCCATCCGTGCTGTCCACTTCTCTGTTTTGGCTTTCATCACTTTTATTTCCAACCAACATAATAGGAATGCTCTCTATATCCCCTTTAATCTGGCAAATCTGTTCATAGATTGGCTTCAATTCTTCTAGGGATTGCCGGCTGGTGACAGAGTAAACCAAAATGAAAGCGTGTCCCTTTGATATAGACAGACGCTGCATGGCTGGAAATTGGTGGCTTCCAGTGGTGTCAGTAATTTGTAAAGTACATATACTTTTGTCGCAGCTGATCACTTGCCTGTAGGTGTCTTCAATAGTTGGTATGTAACTTTCTCGAAATGTACCTTTTACAaagcgtagaaccagggagctttTACCCACACCTCCagctccaaatactactactctgTAATCATTGCTTTGCTCaggcattttcacaatagatcagATGCTTTTCTTGGGTTAACACCTAAAGAGGAAAAACACAAGAATTGTTTattaaatcatcatcatcatcatcatgatcaTCGTTCATCCATCCATCATCATCAGTTAAAAATAGTAATTatacaaaatatgtatataaaaagaTGATCAGAACAGAGGGCAAACATCAATGCTCTGCCCAGTAATTACCAATGTCAATAATGCCTAACTAAAAGGCATTTGGATGAATTCATAATTTTCAAGCTTCAAATATACTTTAGTGTCTAAAATATGTGATGTACTTTAAAAGTGAATGTCAACcttttaacatgtaatttataagtcCAAAATTCGTACTTTTACGGatacggcaataccaattttgtttagttttattatttttttacagtacaTTAGAGAAAAAatcggaaaaggttttttttttaactcctaatattttttttattttttgtacacttcTGAAAACTATATTTAAGATCACTGATTCAAtgcattgcaatactaatgtatcgtgGTGTATTATAATTCTTaaaggctcctgttaagccctgccagaggcagggcttaacagaggcagaaaatAGGCAAAAGTGGTGGACTTCATTTTTCattatgaaaaattttgcgctaaagctacgtcttattgaaaaaataaaatgcatttttttgcatgtttcctttgttttggtgtcacaagacctcttcaaacctgacatggtgcctaaaatataatctaataaaaagaaggccccaaaatcctctaggtgctcctttgcttctgaggcctgtgcttcagtccagtagaacactagggccaattgtgtgatatttctaaaaactgcagaatctgggcaataaatattgagttgcgtttctctggtaaatccttctgtgttacaaattaatttttttattaaaatggattttctgcaaataaaatgaaatttgtaaatttcacctctactttgctttaattcttgtgaaatgtctaaagggttaagaaactttctaaaggctgttttgaatactttgagaagtgcagtttttaaaatgggatgatttatgggtgtttgtattgtataggcctttcaaagccacttcataactgaactggtcgctgaaaaaaatagcctgttgacattttcttgaaaatgtgagaaatttctgctaaagttgtaagccttgtaacgtcctagaaaaaaaatgatgtacaaaatattatgccaatctaaagtagacatatgggaaatgttaactagcaactattttgtgtggtataacgatctgtcttacaagcggatacattcaaatttagaaaaaattaaatttttgcatttttttcactaagtttggtgtttttcacaattaaatactaaatgtatcgttAAAATttaaccagtaacataaagtccaatgtgtcatgagaaaacaatctcagaatcgcttggataggtaaaaacattccaaagttattacacataaagtgacacatgtcggatttaaaaaaataaggcTGTCATGAAGGTGAAAATTGGCTGcagtgggaaagggttaaggagCCACCTATACATGCAAAAAGCTGACTGGCCATTATATTGATCTCATATTCACTGCTGAGTTTTACTGAACATTATTGGTCAGCCTACAAGCATAGACATattcagaggaaaaaaaaacaaatgtcacaaTGGGTCATTACAGAGAGAGGTGATTTAAAGGAGTTGGCTCATCACAGGCAGCTTTCCACCATTTAATTCtagggatcagtgggggtcacagCGCTCTGACCACCGCCGATCGGACATTGGTGGTATATCCTAGTGATGTGCAACTAATGTCTGTAATGAGATTACCTCTTTAACTAAAGATTGAGTCTAACGTGAAAGAAAATTGCGGTAGTACTACCTCCTCCCAAAACAAAAAGCTCATTTTATGTAAAGTTTGGTAGGCCTTGTTGAATTCAGCAGTACTGGCTAAACCCTATCAGTCTCCAGCTGTTGGTCAGGTACTATTTTGCATCAATGGCACCAGGGATGTTGTTGCATTACTATAAATTTGCTCCAGGGTCAGAACTACAGTGTATGACACCTAACTAAAGCCGATATCACTGTTGCTTGTCTCCCTGGTCAGGATCATATAGCAGGCACTTGGCACCATGGTTAACACTGGTAAACCAGactttggaaaaaaataaaaaaataaaatgggcaGATGGATATTGATAGAATTCTTCCTCATTTTAATCAAATGAAATGATCTGAAAGTGGAATGATATTTCTAAGACTGAGTTTAGAACAGATGCCTATACCTTGATGCCAAGTCAGTGCCTCACTGTTATCACAGTCGCTGGTGGCTTTTTATAGCTATATACATGCCTTTGTGTGAGGAAGCAAGCTGTAAATATACTGTCGTCACAAACCAAGTGCAACATATGTTCAAGGTTTTATAGCCAAGAACACATTTACACTGTAACTAAGCTGCGAGGCTGTAATTGACCACAACTATGTCACGTACCGCGTGTGGGTACATGGCATTATTGAATATGTAGCTCTTACTAAATACACATGACATGTTGCTCACAGAAGGTATAAGAGGGCAATAACTATAGAAAAACAATGCAGTCTGTACACTGTCACCACATGTCATAACCCTCACCACTTCTTAGGCTGCTCTTGTTAGTGCTCGGCTGAACAGAGTACTAGCTGGGAAATCAGGACATAACAGGTAATGATCTCACTACACCATAACCTTACTCAAACCCCCAGACATCCATATTCTAAATAAGTGAAATCATTTTTCCGCATACAAAACCCCTTATTAGCACATAAAATATGAGATTTTGCTGTGAAAATAAGGACTGCTATGGTGTGAAATTAATACTTCATTCAACAGTGTTATTTCAGTGAAATTATGCTTTAAAGTACTTATTTTAAAGCTTCATGAGTAGATGTCCCTCAGGATACAGATATGTCTAGCTTTTCGCTCCCAGACTGCCATGCATCAGGCACTGAATTGTATTACGTGTAAaacttgctaggatatgccattactttgcCATCCGTGAGGGTTCGACTGCCGGGAACCCCACCAATCCTGAAAATGAACAGGCTACAGTGCTGGTTTAGTGCTCCTTCTcaatttttccctgcacagcagtgcTTCCAGCCAACAGCTGTGCATAGGATTGCAGCACAGCCctattctcaggattggtgggggtcccagcagtcatacCTTTGCTGGttacaaagtgatggcatattctagcgaTATGCCGTCACTTTGTGTGATGGGAATAACTTCATCCAAATGTGTTAAGGGAAATTAAGCATTTACAGTGCTTATTTTAAAACTTCATGTGTAAATGTCCCACAGGATACAGATTTGTCTAGCTTTTCACTCCCAGACTGCAAtgcattgctaggatatgccattactttgcGACCGGTGGGAGTCCGACTGCCGGGAACCCCACCGTTCCTGAAAATGTAAGGGGCTACAGTGCTGGTTTAGTGCTGCATTCTCTTCTCagttttttcctgcacagtggcGCTTCCAGCCAACTGCTGTGCAGAGACCTGTACCGGCATTTGGATCCCTACCAATTCAGTGATGTCATATCCTGGCATATCCATATTTTAtatatcaaatctgtttttattcagtaaaagtacaaaaaatcaaCAGAGAAAAACCGTGTGCAAAATGGTACATTCCGTACATATATTGGCAGATCTAACATGAATATAGAACATAATCTACTATGCCAACGTACCACAATGGTCAGATGACAAATATACAATGACATAAAAACAATTAGGAAGCAGGGACGGGTGAAGGGGAGTAACAGTACAGAGAACTACAGTTATATAGCGATGATGTCAAATCGGACAAAATATGCAATGAGTTTGGAGCTATTTACAGTGTGATATCTATTTAACGTATACCATATCAAATCAATCGGGATTTATATTCTGTCCATGGTCTCCAAACACGTAGGAATTATGCGTGTTTGTGGTACTGCCAGCTGGTCGACTCTTAAAGTATGCAAATCTGATTAACCTTATCAATCCATTGTGCTTTAGATAGAGGAGAGGTCTGAAGCCAACAGAGTGGAATTAAGTATTTGGCAGCAGCCATCAAATGAGTTGCTAGGTGTGATTTAGAGGGTTTGAATTCTGTAGAAGGTAATGCTAGGGCTAATAATTCTATAGAGAGTGAGTTATTAGAGTTGCATATTTTATTAATCTCAAGGTTCACATCCTTCCAGAAATGTTTGACCAGTGGGCATTGCAACAAATATGTGAGACAGTGTTCATGTGGAACCATGACATCTCCAACACAGCTTAGAATTTGATAATCCTAGATGAAACATACGTTTTGTCGTTTTATACCATCTTGTAAGTAATTTATAATGACTGTCTTGCATTTTAATACATCTTGAGAACCCATGTGAATATCTCAGAATCCATTTTTTGTCTTGTTTAATAAACTTCCTATCCAGTTCTGTTTTCCAAGACAATAGAAAAGTGGGAGTTGAGGGTGAACCACAACCAAGTAATATAGAGTAAAGTTTAGGTAATTTGCGTTTCGTCACTGATTTTGCAAGAAGTAGCTTTTCTAGTTCACTAAGATCCCTAACTCACTTCTGGGAGGACAGGAAAGAAGTGCAAACATATTGTACATGATCAAGTCAAAGAACGTTTAAAAAGATAGGTGACACCAGAGATCGAATCTTTGCATGGGTAGGTTCTTTATTATCTTCCAACAGGTCTGCAATGGTCACATGTTGGAATAGTTTCCATATATCCCTAGGTGGGGAGTCTTTATATTTTAAAGTACATGGAAGTAAAGAAGCTGGCATTATCGGTGAAGAGGGCGGTTTTATAGTGATTACAAACAGATAGTGTGCCTTTTAAGAGGGGATTTGTAGTGGATTTTAAGTCCTTATGGTCTGGAATCCATAATAATTCTCGAGAAGTCCTCACTAAGAGTGGTCGTCTCTGCTGGCGTGCACCAAGTTAATTTGCCCGGTGATATCAAATTaaaccatctctgtatgtgtatggCCTTATAGTAAACCATCACATCTGGTAAACCCAATCCACCCACAACTATTTTTTGTTATAACATCTTATAGGACAAACTTGGTCTACGTTGTTTCCATAAAAAGGACAAGAGGAGGTGTCTCACTATGAGAAAGATACTTTTTGGTAGGTGAATCGGGACCATTGACATAACATACAAGAGAATCGGCAATATATATGTCTGTAAAAGGTTTTTCCGTCTCATCCAGGACATAAAGGGAATGTGGCAAGTGGTGAGTTGTGTTGACAGTTTTTATAAAAGTGGCTGATAATTCAATTTATAGAGGTCTTTTAACCGACTGGGTAtaccggttctcaccggtttgtttatgtatcctctgtgtcgtctgtgtcgtccgggagatggtgcttgtaaaccaggacaacgcttggcacagcaggtgtagaggcagtcggatgtataggccagaagtcaggacaggcagcagacgtcgaaacgggtatcgatagcaataggtcaaggcaggcggcaggcaaggatagtcaagttcaggctgaGGTCAaaatgggaaatccagacaaaggcagaaagcAAGGAAACAGGGAACCAaggtacagggaaactcacggggaacttggttgaacaagcaaggattcagagggaggaggaaccttaaataggaagtattggaattttggcacgcgctggccctttaagaagggaaaaGTCATCgtgcgcgccctctagtggctgaagccgcacatcgtggatgacgaCTGCGGAGGGAGGTAAGAAATGCACTTACCTGATGCCACACAGAGCCAACAGAgcatccggatcgggtaagtggagctcgggacgagcatgagggaatggagggtgcaggaaccggagcagagaccGTGGAAGAGGTGGGGAATGACGCGGCAGCTGTTACACTGGGTATCTGAACTTCCAGGTATTTAATAGAGTGAGAAGGCCAGGAATAGGGAgaatttctgtaaaggatctgccagacactacttctgtgtcaacgcccataggtaatcagtctgcacctgcttctatgtttgtgagactgactccatcttccaccactcaggatggcaggcttaggagtgggagagcctatcacagcctggccagacggagctagctcccgtcctctgcctatttatacctgcctttcctgttcctcctttgcttgtgattcttctctgctggtttcctggccctgctgcagcttcttgaactactgaccctctgcttgttattgaccttggctttactgaccactcttctgctctgcgttttgtacctcgctcatctcctggtttgactcggctcgttcacctcgcttgttgctcacagtgttcccgtgggcaacttccccatttcccggcttctttgtacccttgtctgtttgtctgtcgtgcacctattgagtgtagggaccgtcgcccagttgtaccccgtcgcctacggcgggtcgttgcaagtaggcagggactgagtggcgggtagattagggctcacctgtctgtctccctaccacaTCATTACAATTTCTTTGTAAGTCATGTGCTACAGTGGATTGAATGGATATATTAAGTATTTCAGATTTGTTGTCgtttattttgaagttggagACCACCCTATATTTGTCAAATATAGTTTGGATACTTTGCAAATCCTGTTGTGGATTAGTGATCAACAAATGCAGGTCATCTGTAAAGGCAGCCACCAAATGGGTATGCTTCCCTATCTGCAGACCTTTAAAAACATTCTTTAAATCTCTGTAAGAGTGTCTCTAAAGTCAAAACAAAGAGGGTTGGAGATAATGGGCAACCCTGTCTAGTTCCATTCGTGATGGAGAAGGAGGGGGACAAAACGCCATTAACCTTTATCTGAGCATATGGGGCATTGCATAGTGAGAATATTGCCTTTATGAATTGCTGTGGAAAAATAAATTTGTCAAGAACTTGTTTCACGAAGTCCCAAGCAACCCTATCAAAGGCTTTTTCAGCGTCCGTTCTCACTAGAATCAATGGTGCTTTAGAGTAGTTAGCGAAATGCGAAATGCGAGATGCGGTAACAGAAGTTCCTGACATTTCTTGTAATATGCAATAgaaaagccatctgggcctgggcttTTACCCTGGGGGAAGGAGGAAAGTACTCTTTTAACTTCCTTAATGGTTATTGGCTGTAGAAGCGTATCCGGTTCCTCCAAGGAGAGGACAGGTAAATCAATGGACTCTAAAAATGTCAATATCCGGGATCTCTCTATTCGAAATGAGAGCTCCGCAGAGTCTCTGCTATATTATAAAGAGAGGAATAGAATAAGGTAAATTCCACTTgcaatatcagatgtggaggtgtACAAAGCTCagtttcttaatgagagcagacaTGAGTTTCCCTCCCTTGTCTCCGAGGGCATATATCTTCTGTTTATAATATAGTAAGTTTTTAGCTCATTTTTGGTTTAGCATATCTTTCTGTTTCTCCCTGAAGGAAAGAAGGTCATTTTGAGCTGCTTGAGCTGCCGATTGTCTATGGACCTTTTCTATGGCCGATATTTGTGTCAGTAAAGAGTTTATTGCcttgcatttttcttttttaacctgAGTGCCCAGAGAAACAAAGAGGCCCCTCATATACGCTTTGTGTGCTTCCCACACGCATGAAATATTAGTGtcaaaataaaattgaaattgtTCAGCTAGATTTTCTATATGTGTAGTGtcttagtgatcttgctagatcattatgtgctgtcacatactcactcattaacgttactgaagtatcttgagagtgaataggcatcaccttcagccaggacgcgatgtctattcacaatcccgacacttcggtaacgtttgagtGGGACTTAcaccacagcaagcgtgatcttgctgtaagctgtcatttacagcgtgatctcgtgaaatCACACTTGCtgcgctgtaagtcccacacaaacgttaccgaagtgtcgggattgtgaagtgTCCCGTCTTGGCTGGaggggatgtctattcactgtcaagacacttcattaACGTTAATGTGCGAGTATgtaacagcacatagtgaacaacgcgctgattacatgaatggagagaagtgtatgacgctgattggtcactgattggtcagcgtcatacacttctctccacaaggcCCACTTgttcaaaagtaaaaatacgcccagttgggcattaaggaagtcattagcataaagctaaaatcgctcataacttggtgaaaatagatagtttttgtaaataaaa
Proteins encoded in this window:
- the DIRAS2 gene encoding GTP-binding protein Di-Ras2, producing the protein MPEQSNDYRVVVFGAGGVGKSSLVLRFVKGTFRESYIPTIEDTYRQVISCDKSICTLQITDTTGSHQFPAMQRLSISKGHAFILVYSVTSRQSLEELKPIYEQICQIKGDIESIPIMLVGNKSDESQNREVDSTDGEAIAKKWKCAFMETSAKMNHNVKELFQELLNLEKRRTVSLQIDGKKSKQQKRKEKLKGKCVVM